The DNA region TGGCCCCGAACACCGGGCTCGGCAAGAACGCCAACTGGCTGTGGGCATGGAGCCTCGCGATCCCCGCCGGCTCGAAGAAGGTCGATGCGGCCGAGAAGTTCATCGCCTGGGCGACCAGCAAGGATTACACCAAGCTCGTCGCGTCGAAGGAAGGCTGGTCCAACGTGCCGCCCGGCACGCGCACCTCGCTGTACAAGAACCCCGATTATCTGAAGGTCGCGCCCTTCGCCAAGCTGACCCTGGCCTCGATCGACGCCGCCGATCCGAACAAGCCGACGGTGAAGCCGGTGCCATACGTGGGCGTGCAGTATGCGGCGATCCCTGAATTCCAGGGCATCGGCACCCAGGTCGGCCAGCAGTTCTCGGCCGCGCTGTCCGGCTCGACCACCGTCGATGCGGCGCTCACCGCTGCGCAGTCCGTGACCGAGCGCGAGATGAAGCGCGCGGGCTACATCAAATAAGCCACGCCCAGACAAAGCCAGGGCGCAGCACGCGCCTTGGCCGCCCGACCTAGCTCAAACCTCCCGAGCTGGGCTACTTGCGACCATCCTGTCCCGCAGCGGGATGGTCGCTCCTTTCGAGAGAAGGAGGCGGGGATGGCGACCCAGCAGACCCAACTGCTCGCACGCACGTTGCTCACGCCCGCCGTGGCGCTGCTGTTCATCTGGATGATCGTGCCGCTGGCGCTCACGATCTACTTCGCGACCCTGCACTACAACCTGCTCGATCCCGGCTCCGAATCCTTCGTCGGGCTGGAGAACTTCCGCTACTTCCTGACCGATCCGGCTTTCCTCGCCTCGTTGCAGAACACCCTGGTGCTGGTCGGCTCGGTGCTCGCGATCACGATCATCCTCGGCGTGCCACTGGCGCTGTTGCTCGACCAGCAGGTGGTCGGGCTCTCGATCGTCCGGCTGATGGTGATCGCGCCGTTCTTCGTGATGCCGACGGTGAGCGCGCTGGTCTGGAAGAACCTGTTGATGCATCCGGTGTCGGGCCTGTTCGCCTGGATCGCGCATCTGTTCGGGCTGCCGGCGATCGACTGGTTCAACGATGCGCCGCTGTTCTCGGTGATCCTGATCGTCTCCTGGCAGTGGCTGCCGTTCGCGACCCTGATCCTCTTGACCGCGCTGCAATCGCTCGACGAGGAGCAGAAGGAAGCGGCCGAGATGGACGGCGCGAGTGCGATCTCGACTTTCATCTACATCACGCTGCCGCATCTGGCGCGCCCGATCACGGTGGTGATCCTGATCGAGACCATCTTCCTGCTCACGGTGTTTGCCGAGATCTTCGTCACCACCGGCGGCGGCCCCGGCCTGCAGACCACCAACATCGCCTTCCTGATCTATTCGCAGGCGCTGATCCAGTACGACGTCGGCAGCGCCTCGGCAGGCGGCCTGGTCGCGGTGGTCCTCGCCAACATCGTGGCGTTCTTCCTCGTTCGCATCGTCGGCCGGAATCTGGAGGCGTAACGTCATGGCGCGGATGGTCACGACACGGAACAAGGTGATCTCGACGGCGGCGGCCTGGCTGGTCGGCTTCCTGATCTTCTTCCCGATCCTCTGGATGGTGCTGGCGAGCTTCAAGACCGAGCTTGAGGCCTTCGCCATCCCGCCGTCGTTCCTGTTCTTCCACTGGACGACGGAGAACTACGTCACGGTGCAGGAGCGCAGCGACTACCTGCACCACGCGCTCAACTCGATCATCATCGCCGGCGGCTCGACGCTGATCGCGATGCTGATCGCAATTCCGGCCGCATGGTCGATGGCGTTCTCGCCGACCAAGCGGACCAAGGATGTGCTGCTCTGGATGCTGTCCACCAAGATGATGCCGCCGGTCGGCGTGCTGGTGCCGATCTACCTGATCTACCGAACGTTCGGCCTGCTCGATACCCGAAGCGGCCTGATCTTCATCCTGTGCCTCGGCAATCTGCCGATCGTGATCTGGATGCTGTTCACCTATTTCAAGGAGATCCCGAAGGACATCCTCGAGGCGGCGCGGATGGACGGCGCCACGATCGGGCGCGAGCTGATCTATGTGCTGACCCCGATGGCCGTGCCGGGGCTCGCCTCGACCTTGCTGCTCAATCTGATCCTGGCGTGGAATGAGGCGTTCTGGACCCTCAATTTGTCGACCCTCGAGGCCGCGCCGCTCACCGTGTTCATCGCATCCTATTCCAGCCCGGAAGGATTGTTCTGGGCAAAATTGTCGGCGGCGTCGACGCTCGCGATCGCGCCCATTCTCGTGCTCGGCTGGTTCAGTCAGCGGCAGCTCGTCCGCGGCCTGACCTTCGGCGCGGTCAAGTAGCAGAAAGGCTTTCGCCATGGGTCAGATTACGCTGCAGGGTGTGCAAAAATCATTCGGGCCGGTCCACATCATCAAGGGCGCCGACCTCGAGATCACGGACGGCTCCTTCGTCGTCTTCGTCGGTCCGTCGGGTTGCGGCAAGACCACGCTGCTGCGGCTGATCGCCGGGCTCGAGGATGTAACCGGCGGCGCCATCCTGATCGACGGACGCAACGTGGTCGATGTGCCGCCGGCCAAGCGCGGGCTGTCGATGGTGTTCCAGTCCTACGCGCTCTATCCGCATATGAGCGTGCGCGGCAACATTGCGTTCGGCCTGAAAATGGCCGGGGTCGCCAAGGACGAGATCAACCGCAAGGTCGAGGCCGCCGCGGCCACCCTCAACCTGACGCCCTATCTCGAGCGCAAGCCGCGCGAGCTCTCCGGCGGCCAGCGCCAGCGCGTCGCGATCGGGCGCGCCATCGTGCGCGAGCCGAAGGCGTTCCTGTTCGACGAGCCGCTGTCGAATCTCGACGCCGCGCTGCGGGTGCAGATGCGGCTCGAGGTGACGCGATTGCAGAAGCAGCTCGGCACCACGGCGATCTACGTCACCCACGACCAGGTCGAGGCCATGACCATGGCCGACAAGATCGTGGTGCTGAACGGCGGCAAGATCGAGCAATATGGCTCGCCGCTCGAGCTCTATGAGAAGCCTAACAACCTGTTCGTTGCAGGCTTCATCGGCTCGCCGAAGATGAATTTCGTCACCGGCGAACTCGCCAAGCAGCAGGGCGCGACCACCATCGGGGTGCGGCCCGAGCATTTGAAGGTCGAGCGCGACGGGCAGGGCGGCTGGCAGGGGACGGTGGCGGTCGCCGAGCATCTCGGCAGCGACACCTTTCTCTACGTCGATGCCGGACCGCTCGGGATGCTGACCGCGCGCTATGTCGGCGAGCTCGACCTGCATCCCGGCGACAAGGTGTCGCTGATCCCGGATCCGGCGCGCATCCATCGTTTCGACGACAGCGGAAAGTCGATCCACGCGTAAGGAAGAAGAAAATGTATCTCGAGAAATTCAGGCTCGGCGGCAAGACCGCCATCATCACCGGCGCCGGTCAGGGCATCGGGCTCGCCTGCGCCGAGGCACTGGCGGAGGCCGGCGCCAAGGTCGTCATCGGCGACCGCGACGCCAAGGCGGCCAATGACGCGCAGGCGGCGCTGAAGGCCAAGGGTTTCGACGCCGATATCGCGCTGATGGACGTGACGGATTCCGGGCGCGTCTCCGCGGTCGCCGACGAGCTGGTCCGCAAGTACGGCAAGGTCGATATCCTCGTCAACAATGCCGGCATCGCGCGCAGCGAGACCCCGGCCGAGACGGTGACCGACGAGCACTGGCTCAACGTCATCGATGTCAATCTGAACGGCACCTTCTGGTGCTGCCGCGCGTTCGGCAATCACATGCTGAAGGCGAAGTCCGGCACCATCGTCAATGTCGGCTCGATGTCCGGCTTCATCGTCAACAAGCCGCAGGAGCAGTGCTTCTACAATGCATCCAAGGCCGCGGTGCATCATCTGACCAAATCGCTCGCCGCCGAATGGGGCGCGCGCGGGGTTCGCGTCAACGCCGTGGCGCCGACCTATATCGAGACCCCGCTGAACGCCTTTGTGAAGAACAGCCCGCGAATGTACGACGCCTGGATCGGCGGAACCCCGATGGCGCGGATGGGGCAGGTCGACGAGATCGCCTCGGTGGTGTTGTTCCTGGCCTCCGAGGCGGCGAGCCTGATGACCGGAAGCATCGTTCTGGTCGATGGCGGCTACACTTGCTGGTAAGCTTGCGCCGGAAATAACGGAGCGGCCATGCGGCAAGCCTATATCGGGGTGGACGTCGGGAGCACCAGCGCCCGGGCGGGGGTATTCGACGAGGCCGGCGAGCTACTGGGTTCGGCCCGGCATCCGATCCGGGTCTGGCACGAGCCGGGCGATATCGTCGAGCAATCGTCCGATGACATCTGGGCGGCCTGCGTGACGTCCGTGCGTCACGCGATGCGGGAGGCCGCGGTCGCCGCCGAGCAGGTCAAGGGCATCGGTTTCGATGCGACCTGCTCGCTGGTCGTGCTCGACAGAGCAGGCCGGCCGCTCACCGTCAGCCCGTCCGGCGACTCCGCGCGCAACGTCGTGGTCTGGATGGACCACCGCGCGATGGATGAGACCGAATTCGTCAACGCGACCGGCGATCGCGTGCTGCGCTATGTCGGCGGCGCCATCTCGCCGGAGATGGAGATCCCGAAGATCCTCTGGCTGAAGCGGCATCTGCCCGCGACCTTCGAGGCCGCCGGGCATTTCTTCGATCTCGCCGACTATCTCTCGTTCCGCGCCTCCGGCTCGCTGGCGCGCTCGACCTGCACGGTCACTTGCAAATGGACCTATGTGGCGGGTGAGGGCGGCTGGAGCGAATCGTTCCTGAAGCGGGTCGGGCTCGAGGCGCTCGCAGCGGATCGCTTCGCCCGGATCGGCACCGAGATCGTGCCGCCGGGCTCGCCGCTCGGCCGGGGTTTGTCGGAAGATGCCGCGCGCGATCTCGGCCTGGTGCCGGGAACCGCGGTCGGCGCCTCGCTGATCGATGCCCATGCCGGCGGCGTCGGCGCGATCGGCGGCCGTGATGGCTCCGGCGCCGACGTCGATGTCTGCCAGCGATTGGCCTACATCATGGGGACGTCGGCTTGCATCATGGCGACGACCGTCGATCCTTGCTTCGTGCCCGGCGTCTGGGGCCCCTATTTCGAAGGCATGGTGCCGGGCTTCTGGCTGAACGAGGGCGGTCAATCCGCGGCGGGTGCCGCGATCGATCATCTGCTCAAATCGCATCCGGCGCATGCCGAGGTTTTACTTGCCGCGAAGCACGACGGCGTCGATGTCATCGAGTACCTCGAAAAGCGCATCCTGGCGCGCAGCGGCAATGCCGGCGCGGCCGCGCTCCTCGCGCGCAACGTTCACGTTCTGCCGGAATTTCTCGGCAACCGGTCGCCTTACGCCGATCCCGGCTCGCGCGCCGTGATCGCGGGGCTCGATCTCGACACCGATGTGTCGGCGCTGGAGCGGCTGTTCATCGCCGGCCTGTGCGGGCTGGCCTATGGCCTCGCCGACGTCATCGAGGCGCTGCAGGCCCACGGCGTCAGCGGCAAGACCATCGTGATCGGCGGCGGCGCCAGCCGCAGCCCCCTGGTGCGCCAGATCATGGCCGACACCACCGGTTACACGGTGGCGTTGCCGCAGACCCAGGAACCGGTTCTGCTCGGCGCCGCGATGCTGGGTGCGGTCGCCAGCGGTGCGCACAACTCGATCAATGCGGCGATGGCCGGCATGTCGGCGCTCGGGCGGTTGAGCGAGCCGACCAGGCCCGAGCTTGCCGATTTCCATCGCAAGAAGCGCGGCGTGCACAAGATGCTGCGTCAGCTTGATCGCGACAGCCGCGAGGCGATGAAGCGGGCGCCCGGTGCGGCGCCGGGTTGAGGTGTTTGCATGCTGCTGAGTTGCGGAGATGCCTTGATCGATTTCCTGCCGTCGCGGACGGCGGATGGACGCGAGGCCCTGACGCCCGCCGTTGGCGGCTCCTGTCTCAACATCGCGATCGGCGCCGCCCGGCTCGATGTTCCCACCGGCTTTGTCGGTGGCATCTCTACCGACACGTTCGGCAGGATGATCGCCGATCATGCCACGGATTCCGGCGTCGATCTCAGCCGCGCGACGCGCAGCGATCGCCAGGCCACGCTCGCCTTTGCCCGCGTGACCGGCACCGAGACGCAATACGCGTTCTATGACGCCGACACCGCATCGCGGAACTGGACCTATCGGCGTGAGGCGATCGCGCTTGACGGCGTCACGTGCCTTCATACCGGCTCGACCACGCTGGTCCATGACAAGGGCGCAGCCGAGACGCTGGCCTTTATCGAAGATGCGCGGACGAACGCGACGATCTCACTCGATCCGAACTGCCGGCCGAACCTCGTCAAGGACAAGGACGCCTATCGCGCCCGCATGCTGGCATTCTGCGGCAAGGCCGACATTGTAAAAATGTCCGACGTCGACTTCGCCTATCTGTTCGGCGATCAGGCCTATGCTGCGCGGGCCGAGGCGCTGCTGTCCGGCGGGGCGTCGCTCGTCGTCATTACGCGCGGCAATGATGGCGCCTGTGCCTGGCATCGCGAGGCCGGACCGATCGAGGTCGCATCGCCGGCCGTAAAGGTCGTGGATACAATCGGCGCCGGCGACAGTTTTCAGGCCGCGCTGCTCGCCGCATTGCATCGGCTGGATCGGATCGCGCGACAACGTCTGCGCGAGATCAGCGCGGCCGAGCTCACGCGCGCGCTGTCCTTTGCCTGCAAATGCGCCGCCTTCACCTGCACGCGCGCCGGCGCTGATCCGCCGCGGAGCCGGGAGTTGCCCGCGGACACCTGGTAGCTGCTCCACAGCAGAAAAGACCTCGCGTCACAGCCGCGCAACGACCTTCTCGGCGCTCTTGAGGAAATTTGGGATCAACGGGCTGGAGGAATCGCGCCGCCAACAAGCCGCGATCTCGATCGTGTCGGCGATGTCGACAAAGCGCCGGAACGCGATGCCGGGTGGCGCGCCGAGCTTGGCGCAGGCCGGCAGGATCGCGAGCCCTTCGCCGGCGAGCACAAGGCTGAGCGCCGAGTGCACGGTCTCCACCCGGCTGACGATCGGCATCACGACCTGATGCCGGCGCAGCATCGCCGATACCGCCGACGAGGTGGGCTCCTCCGGCCGCGGCAGGGCGATGAGCGGACGTCCCTGCAATCTGCTGACCGGTACCGCAGGGAGGCGGGCGAGCGGCGAGCGGGCCCGCATCGCCAGCATCAGCGGCTGCGTGCCGATCTGGGCGACCTGGATTTCCGGGTGATGGATTGCTGGCATGCACAGAGCCACGCTGACGGCGCGGTCGAGCAGCAGCGTCTCGCGGGTCGATGCGGAAAGCTCCACGAAATCGAGATCGACGCCGGGCAGCGAGCGGCGCAGCTCTGGCACCAGGCGCGGCAGCACCGCGCTCGCCAGCACGAACATGTAGCCGACCGAGAGCCGTCCGCGCTGTCCGGAGGCGATCGCGCGCGCCGCCTCGACGCCTTCCTCGGCCAGCGCCAGCGCCTCGCTCGCCCGCGACAGCAGCGCGAGACCGGCCTCGGTCAAATCCATGCCGCGCGTGCCGCGACGGAACAGCGGCGTGCCGAGCTCGGCCTCGAGCTTGCGGATCTGCACCGACAGCGGCGGCTGGGCCATCCGCAGCCGCTCGGCAGCCTTGCCAACGCTGCGCTCCTCAGCCACGGCCACGAAGTAACGAAGCCGACGCAAATCCATAGGCATACCGAAAATGTATGAGTTGGCCTTTAAATTCGTATTGGACGCCGAGTTAACATGGGGGGCATTCTGCCTGTCAACGCGGTCGAACGTGCTGGCCGGCTTTTGGAGCGTGTTTGGGGATGAGCGGAGATCCGTGTTTGCTCCCGGCGATCGAATTGCGCGCGCGCATCGGCGCCAGGGAAATATCTCCCGTTGAGGTGACGGCTGCGGTGCTGGCCCGCGCCGAGCGGCTGCAACCCGAATTGAACTGCTTCATCACGCTGTGCGCCGACGAGGCGATGGCGCAGGCGAAGGCCGCGGAACGCCAGATCATGGCCGGCGAGCCGCTCGGCCTGCTCCACGGTATCCCCTTCACCGTGAAAGACATCGTCAGCACCAAGGGCGTGCGCACGACCTTCGGTGCGGTGCCGTACCGGAACAATGTGCCCGATCATGACGCCGTGGCGGTAGCCCGGCTCCGTGCGCAGGGCGGAATATTGATCGGCAAGACCACGACGCCGGAGTTCGGCAGCAAGTGCCTGACCGACTCGCCGCTGTTCGGCCGCACCCGCAATGCGTGGAGCGCCGATCGCTCCAGCGGCGGTTCCAGCGGC from Bradyrhizobium sp. B124 includes:
- a CDS encoding sugar ABC transporter permease is translated as MATQQTQLLARTLLTPAVALLFIWMIVPLALTIYFATLHYNLLDPGSESFVGLENFRYFLTDPAFLASLQNTLVLVGSVLAITIILGVPLALLLDQQVVGLSIVRLMVIAPFFVMPTVSALVWKNLLMHPVSGLFAWIAHLFGLPAIDWFNDAPLFSVILIVSWQWLPFATLILLTALQSLDEEQKEAAEMDGASAISTFIYITLPHLARPITVVILIETIFLLTVFAEIFVTTGGGPGLQTTNIAFLIYSQALIQYDVGSASAGGLVAVVLANIVAFFLVRIVGRNLEA
- a CDS encoding SDR family oxidoreductase, with the protein product MYLEKFRLGGKTAIITGAGQGIGLACAEALAEAGAKVVIGDRDAKAANDAQAALKAKGFDADIALMDVTDSGRVSAVADELVRKYGKVDILVNNAGIARSETPAETVTDEHWLNVIDVNLNGTFWCCRAFGNHMLKAKSGTIVNVGSMSGFIVNKPQEQCFYNASKAAVHHLTKSLAAEWGARGVRVNAVAPTYIETPLNAFVKNSPRMYDAWIGGTPMARMGQVDEIASVVLFLASEAASLMTGSIVLVDGGYTCW
- a CDS encoding LysR substrate-binding domain-containing protein: MDLRRLRYFVAVAEERSVGKAAERLRMAQPPLSVQIRKLEAELGTPLFRRGTRGMDLTEAGLALLSRASEALALAEEGVEAARAIASGQRGRLSVGYMFVLASAVLPRLVPELRRSLPGVDLDFVELSASTRETLLLDRAVSVALCMPAIHHPEIQVAQIGTQPLMLAMRARSPLARLPAVPVSRLQGRPLIALPRPEEPTSSAVSAMLRRHQVVMPIVSRVETVHSALSLVLAGEGLAILPACAKLGAPPGIAFRRFVDIADTIEIAACWRRDSSSPLIPNFLKSAEKVVARL
- a CDS encoding carbohydrate ABC transporter permease; the encoded protein is MARMVTTRNKVISTAAAWLVGFLIFFPILWMVLASFKTELEAFAIPPSFLFFHWTTENYVTVQERSDYLHHALNSIIIAGGSTLIAMLIAIPAAWSMAFSPTKRTKDVLLWMLSTKMMPPVGVLVPIYLIYRTFGLLDTRSGLIFILCLGNLPIVIWMLFTYFKEIPKDILEAARMDGATIGRELIYVLTPMAVPGLASTLLLNLILAWNEAFWTLNLSTLEAAPLTVFIASYSSPEGLFWAKLSAASTLAIAPILVLGWFSQRQLVRGLTFGAVK
- a CDS encoding FGGY-family carbohydrate kinase, which translates into the protein MRQAYIGVDVGSTSARAGVFDEAGELLGSARHPIRVWHEPGDIVEQSSDDIWAACVTSVRHAMREAAVAAEQVKGIGFDATCSLVVLDRAGRPLTVSPSGDSARNVVVWMDHRAMDETEFVNATGDRVLRYVGGAISPEMEIPKILWLKRHLPATFEAAGHFFDLADYLSFRASGSLARSTCTVTCKWTYVAGEGGWSESFLKRVGLEALAADRFARIGTEIVPPGSPLGRGLSEDAARDLGLVPGTAVGASLIDAHAGGVGAIGGRDGSGADVDVCQRLAYIMGTSACIMATTVDPCFVPGVWGPYFEGMVPGFWLNEGGQSAAGAAIDHLLKSHPAHAEVLLAAKHDGVDVIEYLEKRILARSGNAGAAALLARNVHVLPEFLGNRSPYADPGSRAVIAGLDLDTDVSALERLFIAGLCGLAYGLADVIEALQAHGVSGKTIVIGGGASRSPLVRQIMADTTGYTVALPQTQEPVLLGAAMLGAVASGAHNSINAAMAGMSALGRLSEPTRPELADFHRKKRGVHKMLRQLDRDSREAMKRAPGAAPG
- a CDS encoding carbohydrate kinase, whose product is MLLSCGDALIDFLPSRTADGREALTPAVGGSCLNIAIGAARLDVPTGFVGGISTDTFGRMIADHATDSGVDLSRATRSDRQATLAFARVTGTETQYAFYDADTASRNWTYRREAIALDGVTCLHTGSTTLVHDKGAAETLAFIEDARTNATISLDPNCRPNLVKDKDAYRARMLAFCGKADIVKMSDVDFAYLFGDQAYAARAEALLSGGASLVVITRGNDGACAWHREAGPIEVASPAVKVVDTIGAGDSFQAALLAALHRLDRIARQRLREISAAELTRALSFACKCAAFTCTRAGADPPRSRELPADTW
- a CDS encoding ABC transporter ATP-binding protein, translating into MGQITLQGVQKSFGPVHIIKGADLEITDGSFVVFVGPSGCGKTTLLRLIAGLEDVTGGAILIDGRNVVDVPPAKRGLSMVFQSYALYPHMSVRGNIAFGLKMAGVAKDEINRKVEAAAATLNLTPYLERKPRELSGGQRQRVAIGRAIVREPKAFLFDEPLSNLDAALRVQMRLEVTRLQKQLGTTAIYVTHDQVEAMTMADKIVVLNGGKIEQYGSPLELYEKPNNLFVAGFIGSPKMNFVTGELAKQQGATTIGVRPEHLKVERDGQGGWQGTVAVAEHLGSDTFLYVDAGPLGMLTARYVGELDLHPGDKVSLIPDPARIHRFDDSGKSIHA